In one Prosthecochloris aestuarii DSM 271 genomic region, the following are encoded:
- a CDS encoding DUF1207 domain-containing protein, translating to MLKKITSLLAVILLTLSSIPAAQSAPTLDTLFEPLVADPMEPRIAVMPWLDDDYLQLDIGSSADLYQNDDGTMAFGIDFGTWSLLQRSSNFKFPVDAIDYMFGVNFSMKQQLEESPLPFDEFSARIRLSHISAHFEDGHYDEEAGEWMHEEACPFGIPFTYSREFINILLALSAEDYRVYLGYQYLWHTIPDEINRHSLQAGVELSTPGNTYLAADFKLLPVWDNDLEKTDSFKGTWNLQAGWRLTAIGAENVRIAYNYFNGMSRHGMYFYNDESYSTLGVIVDL from the coding sequence ATGCTTAAAAAAATAACCTCACTGCTCGCAGTCATACTCCTCACCCTCTCATCAATCCCTGCGGCTCAATCGGCACCCACACTCGACACCCTGTTCGAACCGCTCGTCGCTGACCCAATGGAACCAAGAATCGCCGTCATGCCCTGGCTGGACGATGACTACCTGCAGCTTGATATCGGCTCATCTGCAGATCTCTACCAGAACGATGACGGAACCATGGCATTCGGTATCGACTTCGGCACCTGGTCTCTCCTGCAACGCTCCAGCAACTTCAAGTTTCCTGTCGATGCCATTGACTACATGTTCGGGGTCAACTTCTCAATGAAACAGCAACTTGAAGAGAGCCCCCTGCCGTTCGACGAATTCTCGGCAAGAATCCGCCTGAGTCATATTTCAGCCCATTTCGAAGACGGTCACTATGATGAAGAGGCTGGTGAGTGGATGCATGAGGAAGCGTGCCCTTTCGGCATCCCGTTCACCTACAGCCGCGAATTCATCAACATTCTTCTGGCTCTTTCTGCAGAAGACTACCGGGTCTATCTCGGGTACCAGTATCTATGGCACACCATACCCGATGAAATCAACCGCCACAGCCTGCAGGCCGGCGTCGAACTCTCGACCCCGGGCAACACCTACCTTGCGGCAGACTTCAAACTGCTTCCGGTCTGGGATAACGATCTTGAAAAAACGGACAGCTTCAAAGGAACCTGGAACCTGCAGGCAGGATGGAGGCTTACCGCCATCGGTGCTGAAAATGTCAGAATAGCATACAACTACTTCAACGGCATGAGCCGTCACGGCATGTATTTCTACAACGATGAAAGCTACAGTACCCTTGGCGTCATCGTAGACCTATAA
- a CDS encoding aspartate carbamoyltransferase catalytic subunit: MKHLIGLQGMAAESIKEILDRAALHKHLFINQENAIRPSLKGKRIALAFFENSTRTRFSFEIAARNLGAQTLNFSASSSSLSKGESMIDTIRNLEAMRVDAFIIRHPSSGSAEMIGKSTDKHVINAGDGSREHPTQALLDIFTLREYFGSLEGIKVMILGDILHSRVARSNIFGLTTLGAEVAVCGPATLLPVDTSRLGIRIFSQLDEALGWADAAIVLRLQLERATGGYLPSLQDYSFTFGLTDERLEKIKKHLPVLHPGPINREIEISGNVADRIQPPGFSQSMLLEQVTNGVAVRTAVLELLISPQPDT, encoded by the coding sequence TTGAAACACCTTATCGGATTACAGGGCATGGCCGCGGAATCGATCAAAGAGATTCTTGATCGTGCGGCACTTCACAAGCATTTGTTCATCAATCAGGAAAATGCAATCCGCCCATCGCTCAAAGGCAAGCGCATCGCACTCGCCTTTTTTGAAAACTCAACGAGAACACGATTTTCCTTTGAAATAGCCGCCAGAAACCTCGGCGCCCAAACGCTCAACTTCAGCGCATCATCAAGCAGCCTCAGCAAGGGCGAAAGCATGATCGACACCATCAGAAACCTCGAGGCAATGCGGGTCGACGCATTCATTATCCGCCATCCCTCATCCGGATCGGCAGAGATGATTGGCAAGAGTACCGATAAACATGTCATCAATGCCGGAGATGGATCACGCGAACATCCCACGCAGGCGCTGCTCGATATCTTTACGCTCAGAGAATATTTCGGATCCCTTGAGGGTATCAAAGTCATGATTCTCGGCGACATTCTGCACAGCAGGGTTGCACGCTCCAATATTTTCGGGCTGACAACGCTTGGCGCTGAAGTTGCCGTCTGCGGCCCGGCAACGCTGCTGCCTGTCGATACATCCAGGCTCGGCATCAGAATTTTCAGCCAACTCGACGAAGCGCTCGGCTGGGCCGATGCAGCGATTGTGCTGAGGCTTCAGCTCGAACGTGCAACCGGCGGCTACCTGCCATCCCTGCAGGACTATTCATTCACCTTCGGTCTTACCGACGAACGCCTTGAAAAAATCAAAAAACATCTTCCCGTTCTGCATCCCGGCCCCATCAACCGCGAAATTGAAATCTCAGGCAATGTCGCCGACAGGATCCAGCCACCCGGTTTTTCACAAAGCATGCTTCTTGAACAGGTCACCAACGGCGTCGCCGTCAGAACAGCCGTCCTCGAACTCCTGATATCCCCACAACCTGACACTTAA
- the hypB gene encoding hydrogenase nickel incorporation protein HypB — MCDTCGCSSEGGAVLCKPGDASWHVHLHGHDDSGHGHGGHHHHADESHAHHAGGRKVAMEQDVLLHNNLLAERNRGYFDARNIFALNFLSSPGSGKTTLLEKTIPMIGSDFPVSVIEGDQQTMRDAERIDALGVPVLQVNTGTGCHLDAQMIQRAVKEMDIADRSLLCIENVGNLVCPALFDLGEALKVVVISVTEGDDKPLKYPTMFHEADVCILNKIDLLPYVPFDAVQCRENAMNVNHHLAWFELSASTGEGVDAWVAWLKAAMNRS, encoded by the coding sequence ATGTGCGATACCTGTGGATGTTCTTCTGAAGGGGGGGCGGTCTTGTGTAAGCCGGGAGATGCTTCGTGGCATGTTCATCTTCACGGCCATGATGATTCCGGCCACGGCCACGGAGGCCATCACCATCATGCCGATGAGTCTCATGCGCATCATGCCGGTGGCCGAAAGGTCGCGATGGAGCAGGATGTGCTTCTTCACAATAACCTCCTTGCCGAACGCAACCGGGGGTATTTTGATGCAAGAAATATTTTTGCGTTGAATTTTCTCAGCTCACCCGGATCAGGCAAAACGACACTGCTTGAAAAGACCATACCGATGATCGGCAGCGATTTTCCTGTCAGCGTTATCGAAGGGGATCAGCAGACCATGCGTGATGCAGAACGTATCGATGCTCTCGGTGTTCCGGTCCTTCAGGTCAATACCGGTACAGGATGCCATCTTGATGCTCAGATGATTCAGAGGGCGGTCAAGGAGATGGATATTGCGGATCGCTCTCTGCTGTGCATTGAAAATGTTGGAAACCTGGTCTGCCCCGCGCTGTTTGATCTTGGTGAAGCCTTGAAGGTGGTCGTTATCAGTGTTACGGAAGGGGATGATAAACCGCTGAAATATCCGACGATGTTTCATGAGGCCGATGTCTGTATTCTCAACAAGATTGACCTTCTGCCGTATGTTCCCTTTGATGCTGTGCAATGCCGGGAAAATGCGATGAACGTCAATCATCATCTTGCCTGGTTTGAGCTTTCAGCTTCAACAGGTGAAGGAGTTGACGCATGGGTGGCGTGGTTGAAAGCAGCAATGAACCGATCCTGA
- a CDS encoding NUDIX domain-containing protein: MSQIKLRVSALCIREGHVLFIEHKSFAPDDPALPPTYWILPGGVVEKGETLHDALRREMMEETGLRCRIGGMVFVKELLYPNPGCEGSGSRHHSVSIGFRCEVTGGNLMTGSDPELSEEEQMIIESKWLPLDRLHEYQLYPPFLKDLIADDLSDDSGEVVPQFYDSLL; this comes from the coding sequence ATGAGTCAGATCAAGCTGAGGGTCAGTGCCTTATGTATTCGCGAAGGGCATGTGTTGTTTATTGAGCATAAGAGCTTTGCTCCGGATGATCCCGCACTCCCTCCGACCTACTGGATTCTTCCGGGCGGTGTCGTCGAAAAGGGCGAAACGCTTCATGATGCTCTTCGGCGTGAGATGATGGAGGAGACCGGGCTGCGATGCCGGATTGGGGGAATGGTGTTTGTCAAGGAGCTGCTCTATCCGAACCCCGGATGTGAGGGGTCTGGTTCACGGCATCATTCGGTTTCAATCGGTTTTCGGTGCGAGGTGACAGGCGGGAATCTTATGACCGGTAGCGATCCGGAGCTTTCCGAGGAGGAGCAGATGATTATCGAGTCGAAGTGGTTGCCGCTTGATCGACTCCACGAGTACCAACTCTATCCTCCGTTTCTGAAGGATCTGATAGCGGACGACCTTTCCGATGACTCAGGAGAGGTCGTCCCGCAATTCTACGATTCTCTGTTATAG
- the hypA gene encoding hydrogenase maturation nickel metallochaperone HypA: protein MHEMSIALSVVDAITARAREEQAEKVTAIELVAGKLSGVEIESLKFCFSAAVRGTIMEDAELMVTVPLSEGLCEVCGERFAVDGYYTQCPSCGSYKVRIVSGKELSIRSITLE, encoded by the coding sequence ATGCACGAAATGTCTATCGCTCTTTCCGTCGTTGATGCTATAACGGCAAGGGCAAGGGAGGAACAGGCTGAAAAAGTGACCGCTATCGAGCTGGTGGCAGGAAAGCTTTCAGGGGTAGAGATTGAGTCTCTGAAGTTCTGTTTCTCTGCAGCTGTTCGCGGTACAATCATGGAGGATGCTGAGCTTATGGTGACGGTTCCTCTTTCGGAAGGTCTTTGTGAGGTGTGCGGGGAACGGTTTGCTGTCGACGGCTATTATACGCAATGTCCTTCCTGTGGTTCTTACAAGGTGAGGATTGTTTCAGGAAAAGAGTTGTCAATACGCTCGATAACGCTGGAGTAG